A single genomic interval of Parus major isolate Abel unplaced genomic scaffold, Parus_major1.1 Scaffold220, whole genome shotgun sequence harbors:
- the NEMP1 gene encoding nuclear envelope integral membrane protein 1, whose protein sequence is MLLGSRARRAPEAEVPGAAAAGGMKPAPGGRWRLPGLPVLLLLFLHFPLLIAAGTKDRIIPLQEGNMSRYGESRCFCYNNTRVPRWNDIWTRTQIRVTSTRMIRVTQVDSEEELEKFSVWNVVFSFLRGKLNDTSIDVDLYSNETCLKVELLEPGTTYSVVLFRRFDPKLFLVFFLGLLLFFCGDSLSRSQIFYYSAGISVGLLASLLILVYMMSKVMPKKSPVYFLLVGGWSFSLYLLQLIFKNLQEICKSYWQYLLGYLLLVGLLSFAVCYRYGPLENERSINLLSWALQLLGLLLMYSGIQIHPIALGLVLIAVCTKNLDYPLHWAFAAYWRVQNSRLGPSPPRLLTEEEFRLQGEVETRKALAELRSSCQSPEFSAWSTVSRIQSPKRFADFVGGASHVTPTEVSAHEREFGLGSLFNEQLFEEDDDDDDDDDEEEEEENINGFSVGNHRSDSLPHKHLDVQ, encoded by the exons ATGCTCCTCGGCAGCCGGGCCAGGCGGGCGCCGGAAGCGGAAGTTCCCGGGGCAGCCGCGGCGGGAGGGATGAAACCGGCTCCGGGGGGACGGTGGCGGCTCCCGGGACTgcccgtgctgctgctgctgttcctgcactTCCCGCTCCTGATAGCTGCAG GCACCAAGGATCGCATCATCCCGCTCCAGGAGGGCAACATGTCCCGGTACGGTGAATCCCGGTGCTTCTGCTACAACAACACCCGTGTCCCGCGATGGAACGACATCTGGACGAGGAcacag ATCCGCGTCACCAGCACCCGGATGATCCGCGTCACCCAGGTGGACAgcgaggaggagctggagaagttCAGCGTGTGGAACGTGGTGTTCTCCTTCCTGAGGGGGAAGCTCAACGACACCAGCATCGACGTGGATCTCTACAGCAACGAAACCTGCCTCaaggtggagctgctggagcccgGCACCACCTACTCCGTCGTCCTCTTCCGAC GCTTTGATCCTAAgctcttccttgttttcttcctgggcctgctgttgtttttctgtgggGACTCCCTGAGCAG GAGCCAGATCTTCTACTACTCAGCTGGGATCAGTGTTGGCTTGTTGGCCTCGCTGCTCATCCTCGTCTACATGATGTCCAAGGTCATGCCCAAA aAAAGCCCTGTGTACTTCCTGCTGGTTGGAGGTTGGTCCTTTTCCCTCTACCTGCTTCAGCTGATCTTCAAGAACCTGCAGGAGATCTGCAAATCCTACTGGCAGTACCTGTTAG GTTACCTGCTGCTGGTGGGCCTCCTGAGCTTCGCCGTGTGCTACAGGTACGGCCCCTTGGAGAACGAGCGCAGCATCAACCTCCTGTCCTgggccctgcagctgctggggctgctgctgatgtACTCGGGCATCCAGATCCACCCCATCGCCCTGGGGCTGGTGCTCATCGCTGTCTGCACCAAGAACCTGGACTACCCCTTGCACTGGGCCTTCGCTGCCTACTG GAGGGTGCAGAATTCCAGGCTGGGCCCGAGCCCTCCTCGGCTGCTGACGGAGGAGGAATTTCGGCTCCAGGGAGAGGTGGAGACCCGCaaggccctggcagagctgcgGAGCTCCTGCCAGAGCCCCGAATTCTCTGCCTGGTCCACGGTGTCCCGCATCCAGTCTCCCAAAAG GTTTGCTGATTTTGTGGGTGGTGCTTCTCATGTCACCCCCACCGAGGTGTCTGCCCACGAGCGGGAGTTCGGCCTGGGAAGTCTCTTTAACGAGCAGCTCTTCGAGGAggatgatgacgatgatgacgatgatgatgaagaggaggaggaggaaaacatcAATGGCTTCTCTGTTGGGAATCACAGGAGTGATTCCCTGCCCCACAAGCATCTGGATGTCCAGTGA